In the genome of Hevea brasiliensis isolate MT/VB/25A 57/8 chromosome 14, ASM3005281v1, whole genome shotgun sequence, the window TAACCTCAAATTACTAATTTTTTAGTTAGACACTGACCTGGATAGTTACAGCATAGAGCTTAATCAATATTTTGCTTTTCTCTCTCAAACCATATGTAAATTgaatcttttttctttttatagataaaataattttacacGTGTAGaaagaataattttatactttgtaCAAGAGATGAGAGAAAAATATTGATTAAGAGTCATGCGAGAATTGTTCAcgtgaatttttaaataaaaaattaataattaaaagtgAGAAGaattttatactttgcataagagatgagagagaaatatTAACTAAGCGTCATATGAAAACTGTTAACGTaaatttctaactgaaaaatcactAATTAAAAGTCAGAGATATTTTAccgtataaaatttaaaagtttataaaattttatattaaattttaaagttaaaaaaattttagtaTTACAACTATATATAAATTAGgtacaattattgaaatttatccttAAAAGCTCAGAAGCTGTACGAACTCAGGCCATCAACTCTTCTGCAAATCATCGGAGATGGTGGATCGCTGTCTTGGAGGGTCTTACTCTATCTCCAAAGAAGGGCGTTTCTTAAGTGATAGCTAATGGGTGTTGTTCACGTGTGAAAACTTGAGCGTTTTCTTCCAAGCGAACTactttaactttttatttttatattaaaaaaaaacaaaaattaagaaatatattGAAAAAGCTCATATAGCTATGAGAATAATCAACCCAAATCAAACCACTATTGTATGAGTTGCCTTAAATTGGCAGAAGCTTCTTAACTAGCATGAAAATGGCTGCTGTATAGCATCTTGTCCATCAGTTTTCTTTCTTTTTCGGAAAATTCTGATTGGGGAAATTACCCGATCCTGATTTGTTCAATTAAGGATTTCAtagttataaaattaaaaatataaaattactcATGAGACCAAGGATTTCATAGTTGCACCTAGGTATGCAAAGAAATCGACAAACTAATTAACCCCATTAATTCGAATAAATTCAAACTGAATTAGtggttttatatatttaaatattgattataattttaaaataattataaattaaattttttattttaattttttgattgacataaaataaaaattgaactcaagccgaatatatatatatgtgtgataAATACGTaaataactttattttatttttattgaataatacatcttaaattattttattttttaattaatacatGATAAtatgtatatgaaaaatatttaataagagttaaattataaaaattaaaaaagtattaaaaatcgCCCAAACCGAATTCAACGTGTTCATTATAAAAACCGAACATATatgattttataatttaatttgttaGTTTATATTTGAAAACTATCAAAATCGATTTTTTCGGTTTGATTTAACAAAATATATCAAATCCGCCCGAACCAGCCTATGTACATCCCTAATTGCACATATGTACTTCGTTAGCTAGGGCAACCCCGGCCACAAGCTGATTCGAACTATGAATCGGATTAGGACAGCCCCGAATCAGTGGGGACCAAACTGAGTTAACTATTCCTGTTCATGAACCAACCTGAAATAGCAGCTTCAACTCCCCCTTCCTTGAACCTGAATCTAAATCGACCCAAAACCACCAATTCAAACCGATAATTCCAAACCAAAATCTGCCTATTCAAGaagtttttctttcttcttttttttttttctaatttatattGAGTTATATTTGGatcctttttaacttttttacaTTAGacattaaatatctaaaaatttattataatttgataATACTCTAGACCAAAGCAAAACCGATCCAAGCCAACTGTTTCAGCCCCGAATCAGCCCCTGGCCAGGTCTAAGCTAGGAGAACCATCTTTTATCTGCCAGAAGAAAAGACGAAACTATCAGGAAATTGGGGTTCTTTCTGCCACTAATTTGAGAACAGTTGAGTAGAAAACAAGTCCACAAGCTTTATGCTTGGACAGGTTTTATTTGTAAATAAATAGTTGGTATCTGTTTACATTGCAACAAAGGTAAAACAAATATTAACCCTGCAATTTGAGAAATTACAACAAAGCAGAAACACTAGAATTCAAAAGGGGTAATTAAGGCCCCAAACTTGTAATGCCATGACTATGGAAGTGTCTCACTCTCATTGGAAAATTTATAACAATCTTTAAGGAAAGCTAAATCCAGAATGAAAAATTGTTACAACTTTTGTTGCCTTTCAAATGGACATGTTCATTGCCTCAATACTTGGCGGCAACTTGATCGGCTCTTGTAGCTCTGGATTCACGGGAAACATATAACACTGAGCATATTGTGCCATTAATTGGTCCATGAGAACCAGAGCCACCATGGCTTCTACCATAGGCACCGCTGCATTATCATCAAAACAAACAACAAATACTCTTAGAGCAACAACTCTTGTTCCCCTTTCAAATGAGCAAGGACTACATGTGATCAATATTAGTTCTCTCAAGTACCATTTGTTTAACTTTTTTGCTTTTTGCTTCCTAAAAATTGCTTTTCattattgttttatttttattattgttttatttttgatataaatCAAAACCAATAATATTTCACaggtgcgtgtgtgtgtgtgtgtgtgtgtgtgtgtgtgtgtgtgtgtgtgtgtgtgataatAATTCAATCATAGTGGTTGTGGCAGTGGCAGCGGCAGCAGCTGCAGTGTTGTGGTGGTGACAACTTGCATTATTATTTCTTCTGAAAAGCAATTCTTTTTTGCTTCCCATAAATAGTATTTTTCTTGCCTTTTTTGCtttcaattaaatcaattttaaacaTGCAAACAAACAAGATTTTCTACTTTCACTTTTAAAATAgcaaaaataataacaaaaagtTGATTTTGAGAGCTAACCAAATGCTACCTTAATACAATTTTTAACTAGTGGTGATCATTGTCCATTATCCCATATCGAAGTCCCAAAGGATTTCATAATCATTTTTAAATTGGGAAAGATGTGGAGGTAACCCAATTAAAGTTCCAAAGGATCTTATAACCGCTTATAAATTGGGACTGTGACATGGAGGGTTACTATTCCCTTTGTGCCCTCTCCATCACATGACAGAAAAGGAGAATGCTACAACTCCAAAAAGAGACCAAGTTAATACGATTATGTGATTACGCATACCTCGTGGGACAACACAAGGATCATGGCGACCACGGGCAATTAATTCTGTCTCCTTCTTATCTCTAGTCACCGTTTGTTGTTTCCTCTGCACAAACAATACTTGAAAAAGTTATCATATGCCACTCAAAACATTTGAAAAATTCAACCACAAGATATATCATAAAGGCAAATGCTTAATGAAATTATGCCCAAAAATTTTGAACCTCTGCTCAGAAACTAAATAAACCTACAAGAGCAGTAGAAGCAGCTCAGCACTATGGCATACATATATGCGCTAAGCATATAAAAAAACATTCACAACTATTAATCCTGAGCCTGCCAGGGATTCCTTAAGAAAAAATTTTGACATAAAAGAAATGAACAAGTTCAACCAAAAAATTGCCAACCCCTTCAAATCACTCAATTGAGCATGCAACAGAACATCATTACAAAATGATCCTTGCATGAATTACAAAGATGACAAGCAAATTACTATGAATATGCATATTCTGCACTTGTACACAAAATTTTGTGTTcgcagagaaagagagagaggtggAGTAAAAAAAACAACTTACTCCTATTGTAGATGTTGGCTTGAAAGCTATTCTCATGTTTATAGTTTCACCATTGGATATTCCTCCCTGCTCATAAACATGGGAATATCTCAATAAACCATGCTGTTAATTTACCCTAACTGAGAAAACAAACGACAGATCCAGTATGAAAAAACACACCTGTATACCACCAGAACGATTTGTTCTTGTCCTGATTTTTCCATGTTCATCCACGTAAAATTCATCATTATGTTCACTGCCAGTCAAAAAAGTGCCTGCAAGGATTTTTATTGACTCAAATTAAGAAGAAGATCCCACTCAATacaattaaaaagaaatatgATGCAGATGATAGCATTCTGAGTTATCATTCTACGGTCAACCAAGCTCAAGTAAAGAAATAGCAGGCAAATGCACTTCAGAGTACCCCAAGTTCTTAACCTGCAAACCCACTGCCAAATTCAAAGCCCTTTGTTGCAGGTAGTGACAAGGCAGCTTTAGCCAGCTCAGCTTCAAGTTTGTCAAAGACTGGTGAACCAAGCCCCTGTCATAAAATTACTGATTTTAATCCTTAGTAAATACTTGCAGAAAATTCATAcaaaataaggcactgtcataagTTTAAGAGATGGAGAAACTGACTCATGATACACCAAGGATTGATCAAGACACACCCAAGCACCCACCAACAAATAATAAATGCCAGTATATGCTACCCAAGAAATAGAATACATGCACTCACGCTTGCATGACCACATGAACTGGCTCAAGCACACAAACAGTCAAACATGGCATATTAGAGAGAGACAGTTAAAACTTACACGTGGGGCATTCCTCACAATGCATGTGACCACTCCACCAACAGAATCCCCTCTTACTCGGACAGTGTCAATGGCAGCAATCATCTTCTCTGCATATTCAGGATCTGGACACCTGACGATGTTGCTCTCTATCTGTTAAGGTTTTCATGCATTGCATAGTCAGGCTAATGGCTATTCATGAGCAGAGAGCCATTCAAAATACACTTCAGATAACTAAGTCCACACTTTTTTCAGGAACCAATTTGGCATGAATTAAAGGACAAAAATGAGAAATGCCAGTAATAATAAGCAGTCCTCAAGACCTGAAAAATGAAGACTACAAAGACAGTGATGAGACTGCCACGATATAACACAACTTGacgtgtatataaattgtttaaatcTAAGATGAACAAAAAGTTCTCAAAATAACAACATTCACCAAGACATCAAAATCTAAGATTTTAAAGAGAGGAAAGAGAAGAATATCTAACTTGTAAAGTCAAACATTACATTTACACAAGGAGGAAAAAAAAGCACCAACATCACAGGTCACCATGCTATGACAATTTGTGTTAAAGAAATTCAGGCCATCAGGCAGCTGCATGGGGCATAACAAAGATCTGGTTACAGGTGTAATATTATTGGCTTCAGGCATCTTCTAAAATATACACATCTCCATGTAAATGCATTCTTAAACTCACAAACAAAAGCACAAGTGCCTTTCATTTAGGTCATCAATTATATTGATCAGCCAACTCATTTGGAACTCAAAGGCTCGGTTTCTTAGTAGCTTTCCAGTACACGTATTATCATTCTTATGATGTCCTCTTCCAAGTACAATGAAAGTTCGATCCTATTATAGTACTGCAACCAGCTAATAAATGAACATATTAGGAAGAATTTCCACCAAGAGGGAACTAGACTTTCTAGATTTAAATATCCTTGGTGTCAGTCTATCTTTAAAGCATTAGTAGAAGAGACAACCTAAAATAGATTTATGGGGATAAGAGTGTCAATCAGGCGGCAAATCCAGGTTCTCAATTATGAGAGACATTGTTCAGTAGGGTTCTTCCATACACAAGGAAATGAAATGCGTGTGCTTTGTTTGTTAAATCACTGGCACTTCAAAAATAGCCACAACCTCTTACAAAGTCAGCAAGCCAAAAGACCaattgcttaacaattctttattTGGGAAACCCACTATAAAAACCTAAAAAGTAACAGCAGCTTATACCTGATCAAGTGTCAGAGACTGGTGATCAATCTGGTCCTCTGGAAGTACCACCTGGTGAACTTGGGAGACATAAGCAAGAATCTGAAAATGAAACATTGTAGCAAATAGAAATCATATAACAGTCTTGCAATAGCTGCAGACTTCTATGGGTGATCTTCTCAtctaataaaatagataaaaaaaaatcatgacAAGCCACCATTATAAGCTGTCCAAATGCCTTTTCCATCAATTGTATGGAtatatatgataaaaaaaattataaacctCATGTACCAAAATGGAAGTGAGGTTAAGGTTGCTACCGTCATTTGAAAactcattaaattaaatttaaacttaGGGATAGGTCCTATCCGATATCTAGCAAATTACAGGACACACATTAGATTCACATTAAATGTTTGGatattttttagcatttaaaacCAAGACATTAGGAGTAAAAACACAAGACCTCACATTTGACAAAACTAATGCCTAATAAGGAAAGCTTCAAAAACTAAATTATCATCAGCTGCAAATATTATAACATTCAACAATTCAATAAAATGTGGCATATGcatagatttatttatttattattagtgAATATCATTATACTATACTGCAAAGACAGAAAGTCTTGACAATATTCTTGTTACATTATCTCCATAAACCACGGTCATATCCATGCTTCAAGGACAAAGTATCAAGTGCAGTATACAAGATTGAACTGCTAAAGAaattagtaaataaataaataaacatacAAGTTAATAAGAAGTAATCATGCAGATAAGCCACAAATTTACAGAAATAAGAATAATGCAAATAAGCCATAAAAATGTACAGAACTAAGCATCAAAAGGAATCTTTTATATGCATACTCAATTACTCATTAAACACCCATCCATCCTACAGGATAAAGAAACAAAAATGAGAAAACAAATAAGTGTACCTCAGTTCCAGAAAATTGCCTGAGAATTTTCTTTGCAATAGCTCCCGATGCAACTCTTCCAATAGTCTCTCTTGCTGAAGATCTACCCCCACCCTTCAATTAGAAATTGAAGTTCATAAATTAGGTCCAGAAAAATTTGCATCTCCTAAAAATGCCACAAATACTGcttattataatgtttaaagaAATTACCTGGACAGATCTGACACCATACTTCATGTCATAAGTTGCATCTGCATGAGAAGGCCTATAAGCTACTGACATTTCACTGTAATCCTGAAAATCCATTGATATCACTATTAAAAACTTCTAAGCATctcagaaaaaaaaaagggatcaaATGTATATGATGTAGCCCACATATATGCGCACTTCTCCAGTAATTTACattacataataaaattatattatcctAAACTCGAATAACTCAGTTGATCCCCAAAAGGCACCCTATCACCTAAGTCACTACTGAATTTACTTTTTGTATTGCAGTTAAAGAAACAGGATGAATAACCATGTTCTCTCACATAAAGATGTAAATTTATACCCTGAAATTGGGCTATTACCCCACATGAAATCATCATCATGCACAAAATAATACCAGAAAAACATTATTTCAGAaacacacagagagagagagagagagagagtaaaacATCCAAGCAGGATTCCCAAAAGCCACAGATATAGACCTGTCTTCAGTAAATGAAATATTACACAATCACAGAAGAAGAAAGCATGATAGAACTATTATCCAATCAATAAGTAGATTTTCAATTTTTGAGGCCAGTATCATATAAGCATCTAACGCTAGAAACTCACATGTCCTCTTTGATCTGTATTGGGTACAAACACATGGATGGGTGTTCCAGTAGTCACTCCTGCAGTTAATAAACATGCATCAATCCATTAATAGGGAATACGAGCAGCAATTTGTCTTAGCTGAAtggaaaattgttaaaaaggataCAGACTAATAACATTAACAAAAACTAACCTTCAGAGACACCTGAATATATTTTGCATGTATCAGTCTCTTTTCTAGGGGTGGTAATTCGACTCTGACCTGGCCTCCTGCACAACTCAAATTGTTATTCCTTTGAAGGAAATATGCATCAGAAAATATCAAAGACTAGCATAACAGATACTTAGTGTTTCCAAGTACAGAACTACTTTTGAGTTGTGTCTTAACAGGCTTCCCAATGAAAGGTGCAAACATCCCTACTATAACAAACTCTCAAATTACCTCCTATCCAGATCAACTTGCAAATCAGCTTCTGATAAAGGGATACGAGGAGGGCATCCATCAACGATACAACCAACGCCACCTCCATGAGACTCTCCAAAAGTTGTAACACGAAAGTAAGTACCATATGTACTCCCCGCAGCATGTATTTCTGTTGTGAGAAGGCAAAATGTCAGAAAGCATATCCTAGAGTTCGTTAAATTCAATAAAACAAAGGATTTGGAGTCGATGTTCATGATATAGAATCGTCCTAAAGCCCAAGTTGCCCAAAGCTCAAATCTCAGGATACTTATATGCAAAGGTGGGTGTAGCATCCCTCTACTCATAAACTAAGAAATTGTGCTCCAATAGACAACATAAAGAGAGGCTAGATGCTTTTAAATTGATGCTGCCAACTATAATCCAGAAATAGCACCACTATCAGTTAAGAATATCATATGGTTGTCAAAAGGCATAAAAAGAAAATGTCTACACGTTCGAGTAGAGATCATGTGGTTCAAGGTAAAATATATGACTAgtgtctcctctctctctctcaaacacCATACTGCTCCTCTCTAAACTAATATAATTTCTCCTTTAAAACAAGAACTTTCTCATCTTAATCAGCTTTCCATGTTCAtgaaaagttcaaaaaaaaaaaaaatgtcttgGCTGAAGCTACTGCAGCCAGATTTTAATTGCCATGTCCACACATTTCAGATGTGTAGTGAGTATTGTTAAGTTTTGTAGAACATGCCCCGAGTCCATGTACAAGTACAACCACCCAACATCCAAAAATTCAATGGTAAGCCACGACAACACAACCACAAAGATCACAACTGTCTAAAAGCAGTCATCTTTAATACCCATAGAAGACAGTCTAGAATCCAACAAAACGAAACTTTCTGAGAAAGAGAAATATAAATGAAAGCACAGTACAATGAAGCAGTAAGTGAAAAGCTTCAACTAATGCATCATAAACTTTTTTTGAACAACTGCACTAGATAGTTTGCAAGACCAATAAATCTCAAGTTATACAAATAAAGAGCAAGCCATGAAATCAGTGTTCTAGTTCTATCAGATTGTTCTCGCCTACACTGGGTATCCAATCTACAAATAACACATTATCTAAAATCATAGTGGATCCTATCTAAAATCATGGTCATGTATACCAAATTCTTATCGGATGGAAGGGACTATGACCAGGATATAGGTAAAATTTTCCGGTTCTAGATGAGGCCAACATATTTACACAAACAACTTACAAAAGTAAACCTTAATGTCCAATTGAAACAATTCGAACACAAAACAAAAGAATGAAAAAAAGGACatctttttcttacattttgcacTGTTGATTGGCAAAAACATTGTGTGGATCCACAAAATTTGTTTTATTAATCAAACTGGAGGAATCCAACAACAGGAACACTTGAAATTCACATCAGATTATACAATCAAACCAACTATTCTTCAAAATTACTCTCAATACTACAATCTGACCACAAACTATCTACTAGCAAATATCCACAGAAGGAAATAATTAAGGAAAAACGCATAAGACTCACGGAGCTTTTTGGGGGTTCGTGGGCGGAAGGAGATCTGGACTGTGGCGATAGAGAGGTCCCGGAGGTTGGAAAGCGAGGAAGACCCATCAAGCCGGTAAGCCCCAAGGAAAGGCTTGGATGAAAGAGAAGAAGAAGCCATTGAACAAGTATCGAATTCAGTGCcaagagaagaagaagaggaaaaggaAATGATTGGGATTGGTGGGTAATGAGGTTTGGGCAGTTGGTATaaattggtggtggtggtggtgttgaaGGTTGTTAAGATGTAGCAAGTCAGTGGCCACCTACCCTCTCCTCCAAATTTTCATTGGGAAAACGGGAAAAGCAGAAAGGAaaatgaataaattttaatcagaagaaatattgaattgatAGACTTTTCACGTCAatgtttaaaataatttattaaaaaaaattgattaaaagattaacttagtgattaattaaactcaaaaatcaaaatttttgaaCGGTTTACTAACATAACCATAGAAGTGtcattttctttatattttttcgAAAAGAACAGTTCGCCAATTTTTGTTAatgatattataattaattttaaaagttattaaattttaattaaaattaattatattaaaacaaAAGAAGATCGATGGGTAGGTGTAGCCGAGGAAGGGGTGAAGGACCGGCTGCCCCACCAAGCCTAAGCTTAACACCGTGTTTGCTTCGAAGGGAAGGCATAAAGAGCGGATGAAAGGTCTGGAAGAGAAACGGGCCAAAAAGGAAAATGTTTATGGCCTGCTCGCTTTGAAGGAATTGGGGAAAACGAGGAAAATGAATTAAGTTTATTTGGTATAACTATTGAATATAGCTGATAGTTAATAGCGataataattgatttatattaagtgtttgataaaattatatttaattgttattattaatatgtaaaatgactaataaaagtatatattatataatttattttattattgaaataaatataaaattataaatttattatattatattatttattttattattaacttaaatatataattattaaattaatatattatattattaaaataagaaaataattaaattttaatgaaagatAGTGAGGTTATTTGTGGATTGGAAGCTATAAAAACGAGAAGATGAGCTCTTTTGTCAATTG includes:
- the LOC110651992 gene encoding chorismate synthase, chloroplastic translates to MASSSLSSKPFLGAYRLDGSSSLSNLRDLSIATVQISFRPRTPKKLQIHAAGSTYGTYFRVTTFGESHGGGVGCIVDGCPPRIPLSEADLQVDLDRRRPGQSRITTPRKETDTCKIYSGVSEGVTTGTPIHVFVPNTDQRGHDYSEMSVAYRPSHADATYDMKYGVRSVQGGGRSSARETIGRVASGAIAKKILRQFSGTEILAYVSQVHQVVLPEDQIDHQSLTLDQIESNIVRCPDPEYAEKMIAAIDTVRVRGDSVGGVVTCIVRNAPRGLGSPVFDKLEAELAKAALSLPATKGFEFGSGFAGTFLTGSEHNDEFYVDEHGKIRTRTNRSGGIQGGISNGETINMRIAFKPTSTIGRKQQTVTRDKKETELIARGRHDPCVVPRAVPMVEAMVALVLMDQLMAQYAQCYMFPVNPELQEPIKLPPSIEAMNMSI